In Myxococcus stipitatus, the following are encoded in one genomic region:
- a CDS encoding GNAT family N-acetyltransferase, whose protein sequence is MAVDVGSLPCPWVLRPGRPDEYATYARLFKELGLEEPPPPESMWVEDMASRTCFAEGPDGRVAGYLTTDVMGAWGYVGQLVVAPFARRQSLGRWLMRHAAQRLRAHGCQYWVLNVKRDNVAALGLYTSMGMRRERWGTNLKVTRAHLSQLPPVPSGLAVVPLEPSHCEPLTETWRMVPGKLARFGTQSSHRLLRLVREDGESASPLGLMDFRAGSRLLFPFFAASLGHARALMEGAFSLLGESQPALNVVVTDDAPLEQRLRELGAEVSLETFELRGALPELSP, encoded by the coding sequence ATGGCGGTGGATGTGGGGAGCCTGCCGTGCCCGTGGGTGCTGCGGCCTGGACGCCCTGACGAGTACGCGACGTACGCGCGGCTCTTCAAGGAGCTCGGGTTGGAGGAGCCGCCACCTCCCGAGTCGATGTGGGTGGAAGACATGGCCTCTCGCACCTGCTTCGCGGAGGGGCCGGATGGGCGCGTGGCCGGCTACCTGACGACGGATGTGATGGGGGCGTGGGGCTACGTGGGGCAGCTCGTGGTGGCGCCCTTCGCGCGTCGCCAGAGCCTGGGGCGGTGGTTGATGCGCCATGCAGCCCAGCGCCTCCGCGCTCACGGGTGCCAGTATTGGGTGCTCAACGTGAAGCGGGACAACGTCGCGGCGCTCGGGCTGTACACGTCCATGGGCATGCGGCGCGAGCGGTGGGGCACCAACCTGAAGGTGACGCGAGCCCACCTGTCTCAGCTGCCGCCCGTGCCCTCGGGCCTCGCGGTGGTTCCCCTCGAGCCGAGCCACTGCGAGCCGCTGACGGAGACCTGGCGGATGGTGCCCGGCAAGCTGGCCCGCTTCGGGACTCAGTCTTCGCACCGGCTGCTGCGGCTGGTGCGCGAGGACGGCGAGTCAGCGAGTCCCCTGGGCTTGATGGACTTCCGCGCTGGAAGCCGGTTGCTCTTCCCTTTCTTCGCCGCGTCCCTCGGGCATGCCCGGGCGCTGATGGAAGGCGCCTTCTCCTTGCTGGGGGAGTCCCAACCAGCCCTGAACGTGGTGGTGACGGATGACGCGCCGCTCGAGCAGCGGCTGCGTGAGCTGGGCGCGGAGGTCTCCCTGGAGACCTTCGAGCTGCGTGGCGCGCTCCCCGAACTGTCGCCGTAG
- a CDS encoding sigma-54 dependent transcriptional regulator — translation MTDANTPPSRGRILVVDDQRNMRATTALLLRAENYTVFEAGTGDEALAHLAGGSMDLLLTDLKMEPMDGLTLLRRALEVAPRLQIIMMTAFGSIESAVEAMRLGAYDYVTKPFKESELRYRVERALERARLLRDVDNLATDFNQRHGLSALVGRSAAMRDLTARLMRVAQSDATVLIHGESGTGKELVARALHAHSRRKARSFVPVNCAAISETLLESELFGHTKGAFTGAVKARRGLFEEADGGTLFIDEVTETSPTFQSKLLRALQEGEVRRVGESTALRVDVRTVAATNRDIELEVREKRFRQDLYYRLNVVTLRVPPLRERLEDVPALAEHFLERANARSPNPRRLSAAAVTHLMGYDFPGNVRELENLVEQAAALAEADELLPEDFPLRQARLTPAPGATTAATSEGAHGLVSGGSGGPTLAQVVEEAERRAIAQSLERHGVDLARVADELGVSSTTLWRKMKRLNLRPPSDVARE, via the coding sequence ATGACTGACGCGAACACCCCGCCGTCCCGTGGACGCATCCTCGTCGTGGACGACCAGCGCAACATGCGCGCCACCACCGCGCTGCTCCTGCGCGCGGAGAACTACACCGTCTTCGAGGCCGGCACGGGCGACGAGGCCCTGGCCCACCTCGCCGGCGGCAGCATGGACCTGCTGCTGACGGACCTGAAGATGGAGCCCATGGATGGGCTGACGTTGCTGCGCCGCGCGCTCGAGGTGGCGCCTCGTCTGCAAATCATCATGATGACGGCGTTCGGCTCCATCGAGAGCGCCGTGGAGGCCATGCGGCTGGGGGCCTACGACTACGTCACCAAGCCCTTCAAGGAGAGCGAGCTGCGCTACCGCGTGGAGCGCGCCCTGGAGCGAGCGCGCCTCTTGCGCGACGTGGACAACCTGGCCACGGACTTCAACCAGCGCCACGGCCTGTCCGCGCTGGTGGGCCGCAGCGCGGCGATGAGGGACCTCACTGCCCGGTTGATGCGCGTGGCGCAGAGCGACGCCACCGTGCTCATCCACGGCGAGAGCGGCACCGGCAAGGAGCTGGTGGCGCGCGCGCTCCACGCCCACAGCCGGCGCAAGGCGCGCTCCTTCGTCCCCGTCAACTGCGCCGCCATCAGCGAGACGCTGCTGGAGAGCGAGCTGTTCGGCCACACCAAGGGCGCCTTCACGGGCGCGGTGAAGGCGCGAAGGGGCCTCTTCGAGGAGGCCGATGGCGGCACCCTCTTCATCGACGAGGTGACGGAGACCAGCCCCACGTTCCAGTCCAAGCTGCTGCGCGCCCTCCAGGAAGGAGAGGTGCGCCGCGTGGGTGAGTCCACCGCGCTGCGCGTGGACGTGCGCACCGTGGCCGCCACCAACCGCGACATCGAGCTGGAGGTCCGCGAGAAGCGCTTCCGCCAGGACCTCTACTACCGCCTCAACGTGGTGACGCTGCGAGTGCCGCCGCTGCGCGAGCGCCTGGAGGACGTGCCGGCGCTCGCCGAGCACTTCCTGGAGCGCGCCAACGCCCGCAGCCCCAATCCCCGGCGCCTGTCGGCCGCGGCCGTGACGCACCTGATGGGGTACGACTTCCCGGGCAACGTGCGCGAGCTGGAGAACCTGGTGGAGCAGGCCGCCGCGCTCGCGGAGGCGGACGAGCTGCTGCCCGAGGACTTCCCCCTGCGCCAGGCCCGCCTGACGCCCGCGCCCGGTGCCACCACCGCCGCCACTTCGGAAGGGGCGCACGGCCTGGTCTCCGGCGGGAGCGGAGGCCCCACCCTGGCCCAGGTGGTGGAGGAGGCCGAGCGCCGCGCCATCGCCCAATCCCTGGAGCGTCACGGCGTGGACCTGGCCCGCGTCGCCGACGAGCTTGGCGTGTCGTCCACCACCCTCTGGCGGAAGATGAAGCGGCTCAACCTGCGCCCGCCCAGTGACGTGGCTCGGGAGTAG